A stretch of Zymoseptoria tritici IPO323 chromosome 1, whole genome shotgun sequence DNA encodes these proteins:
- the HDA2402 gene encoding histone deacetylase (Histone deacetylase (RPD3/HDA1 superfamily) similar to the Saccharomyces cerevisiae RPD3 protein which regulates transcription and silencing) produces the protein MKPHRIRMAHSLIMNYGLYKKLEIYRAKPASKYEMTQFHTDEYVDFLQRVTPDNMDGFVKEQGRYNVGDDCPVFDGLFEFCGISAGGSMEGAARLNRGKCDVAVNWAGGLHHAKKSEASGFCYINDIVLGILELLRFHPRVLYIDIDVHHGDGVEEAFYSTDRVMTVSFHKYGEYFPGTGELRDIGVGAGKNYSVNFPLRDGIDDKSYKGIFEPTIGWVMEYYKPTAVVLQCGGDSLSGDRLGCFNLSMRGHANCVNFVKSFGLPTLILGGGGYTMRNVARTWAFETGQLVGVEMGSDLPFTDYYEYYSPDFELDVKPSNMDNANSPEYLEKIKNQVLENLKRTTQHAPSVQMQDVPREPLGMHNSGPDGEAETFEEQEDRLDDEEADAESGKDRRYTQRLWDKKIERDDEMDESDDEELAEANGVKKQPGAQRRRGIMDYNNPHAPADRSGANTPVDDAQSLNGDAQQEDEAMQLDGQPQPTSAPAEEVVAQETSKSRSPLAQAEPA, from the exons ATGAAGCCGCATCGCATTCGGATGGCCCACTCGTTGATCATGAACTACGGACTGTACAAGAAGCTGGAAATCTACCGTGCGAAGCCAGCATCCAAGTACGAAATGACACAATTCCACACCGACGAGTATGTCGATTTCCTGCAACGCGTAACACCGGACAATATGGACGGTTTCGTGAAAGAGCAGGGCCGCTATAACGTGGGAGACGATTGTCCTGTTTTCGACGGCCTGTTTGAGTTCTGTGGAATCAGTGCGGGAGGCAGCATGGAGGGAGCGGCCAGACTGAACAGAGGGAAGTGTGATGTGGCTGTCAACTGGGCTGGTGGTCTGCATCATGCAAAGAAGAGCGAGGCTTCTGGCTTCTGCTACATCAATG aCATCGTCCTGGGCATTCTCGAACTCCTCCGCTTTCACCCTCGTGTTCtctacatcgacatcgacgtcCACCACGGTGATGGCGTCGAAGAGGCTTTCTACTCCACCGACCGCGTCATGACAGTCTCCTTCCACAAATACGGCGAATACTTCCCAGGAACTGGAGAGCTGCGCGATATTGGTGTTGGCGCGGGCAAGAACTATTCAGTCAACTTCCCTCTCCGCGACGGCATTGATGACAAGAGCTACAAGGGCATCTTTGAGCCAACCATTGGCTGGGTTATGGAATACTACAAGCCAACTGCTGTCGTCCTCCAATGCGGTGGTGACTCCCTATCCGGAGACCGACTTGGCTGCTTCAACCTCAGTATGCGCGGACACGCCAACTGCGTCAACTTCGTCAAGTCATTTGGCCTTCCAACTCTCATCCTCGGTGGCGGTGGCTACACCATGCGCAACGTCGCACGGACTTGGGCATTCGAGACGGGTCAACTTGTGGGCGTGGAAATGGGTTCCGATCTTCCCTTCACCGACTACTACGAATACTACTCGCCAGACTTCGAACTTGATGTCAAGCCTAGCAACATGGACAACGCAAACTCTCCCGAATACCTCGAGAAGATCAAAAACCAAGTTCTGGAGAATCTCAAACGCACCACGCAGCACGCTCCCTCAGTTCAAATGCAAGACGTCCCTCGCGAGCCTCTCGGCATGCACAACTCCGGCCCAGACGGCGAAGCGGAGACTTTCGAGGAGCAAGAAGATcgtctcgacgacgaggaggcaGACGCGGAGTCGGGCAAGGATCGTAGGTACACGCAACGTTTGTGGGATAAGAAGATCGAGCGTGATGATGAGATGGAcgagagcgacgacgaggagctcgCCGAAGCAAACGGTGTGAAGAAGCAGCCGGGAGCAcagaggcgaagaggaatCATGGACTACAACAACCCACACGCCCCAGCGGATCGCAGCGGCGCTAATACCCCTGTGGACGACGCACAAAGCTTGAATGGAGATGCACAACAAGAGGACGAGGCGATGCAGCTTGATGGCCAGCCACAGCCAACGAGTGCTCCTGCGGAAGAAGTCGTGGCGCAAGAGACTTCGAAGAGCAGAAGTCCGCTGGCCCAAGCTGAGCCGGCC
- the CSN5 gene encoding proteasome regulatory particle subunit RPN11 (Mg CSN5 from COP9 subunit) produces MDRLSRMLAAAQGMGGGGGGPAQDTNIIDNAETVYISSLALLKMLRHGRAGVPMEVMGLMLGEFVDDYTVRVVDVFAMPQSGTGVSVEAVDPVFQTKMMDMLRQTGRPETVVGWYHSHPGFGCWLSSVDINTQQSFEQLTPRAVAVVIDPIQSVKGKVVIDAFRLINPQTLMLGQEPRQTTSNLGHLNKPSIQALIHGLNRHYYSIGIGYRKTALEEGMLMNLHKTVWTEALTMPDFAAEGCRNGANLKKLVSLAEGYEKRVKEETELTKEQLRTRYVGKVDPKKHIETVGQELIEDNIVGVTRQMIDKEASVPGAAGEGLGSGRGVNGKGTNGKANGHAGADQSAMEVDDEDL; encoded by the exons ATGGACCGGTTATCGAGAATGTTGGCAGCCGCGCAAGGcatgggaggtggaggcggaggaccAGCACAG GACACGaacatcatcgacaacgCCGAGACTGTATACATTTCCTCGCTCGCACTACTCAAGATGCTGCGGCACGGTCGGGCTGGTGTGCCCATGGAAGTCATGGGTTTGATGCTTGGAGAATTCGTGGATGACTACACCGTACGAGTAGTGGATGTGTTCGCTATGCCTCAATCAGGTACCGGCGTGTCTGTTGAGGCTGTCGATCCAGTGTTTCAAACGAAGATGATGGACATGCTACGGCAGACGGGCAG ACCCGAGACCGTCGTCGGCTGGTACCACTCACATCCCGGCTTCGGCTGCTGGCTGTCAAGCGTCGACATCAACACCCAACAATCCTTCGAACAACTCACACCTCGCGCCGTGGCTGTTGTCATCGATCCCATCCAGTCCGTCAAGGGCAAAGTCGTGATCGACGCCTTCCGCCTCATCAACCCACAAACTCTCATGCTCGGTCAAGAACCGCGCCAAACCACATCCAACTTGGGCCACCTCAACAAGCCCAGCATCCAAGCGCTCATCCACGGTCTCAACCGCCACTACTACAGCATCGGCATCGGCTACCGCAAGACGGCTCTCGAAGAGGGCATGCTCATGAATCTGCACAAGACCGTCTGGACCGAAGCTCTCACCATGCCCGACTTTGCCGCAGAAGGCTGTCGCAACGGCGCGAACTTGAAGAAACTCGTTTCTCTCGCTGAAGGCTACGAAAAGcgggtgaaggaggagacaGAGTTGACCAAGGAGCAGCTTCGCACGAGATATGTGGGCAAGGTGGATCCGAAGAAGCACATCGAGACGGTGGGGCAGGAGTTGATTGAAGACAACATTGTGGGCGTGACGAGGCAGATGATCGACAAGGAGGCTTCGGTGCCGGGTGCTGCCGGTGAGGGATTGGGATCTGGTCGGGGAGTGAATGGGAAGGGTACGAATGGCAAGGCGAATGGACACGCGGGCGCGGATCAGAGCGCGATGGAggtggatgatgaggatCTTTGA